In a genomic window of Rhododendron vialii isolate Sample 1 chromosome 12a, ASM3025357v1:
- the LOC131309474 gene encoding uncharacterized protein LOC131309474 — MRLSGGGRLKDVLSSICNRWENLSIGGFSVSYAYEDGYCALHNESDFENMLFLFSNCDRINAKVDENKHSSRLIVGSTINEVGDVDEVVDDELEYVDRMDPAEKYCKHAEPRYLTEAWAHLIEGVGQEFPLGVKEFRQDLAKYAIENGFMYRLVKNDNIKVTAVCVIVGCEWYMHAILNRTNGVFHITKCHNEHNCGSTYRTNKHKRVSSRLVANEIAGIVEKKPKTSPIDMMDMFTDKYGLDLCYHSAWLGVEKARGGLYGDYEGSFDRLRWYVEAVRATNPGSVLRLESDPVTKEFSRLFVSFDACIKGFNYCRPFLCLDATHLKGRFKGSLLAAIGKDANQCLFPVAYAICDAENEANWTWFLGLLKSTLSTHPITFITDRNAGLVNNIPVMFPGCHNAYCLYHIQFNLKDHFPGRFRKGFRNRLVELFDKCAYASSVSVYKAAEEDFYQFGGDKARTFIASVPKEYWSNAYFEGQRYGEMSSSAVESFNNWILKTREMPVFYLVDELRRKIMRQMAARRVVDEMEFSDLSEDG; from the exons ATGAGGTTATCGGGTGGTGGTAGGTTGAAGGATGTCTTAAGCAGTATTTGTAATAGGTGGGAAAATCTGTCTATTGGTGGGTTTTCTGTTTCATATGCTTATGAGGATGGATATTGTGCTCTTCATAATGAATCTGATTTTGAGAACATGcttttcttgtttagtaattgtGATCGCATAAACGCGAAGGTTGATGAGAATAAACATAGTAGCAGGTTAATTGTTGGTAGTACTATTAATGAAGTGGGTGATGTTGATGAAGTGGTTGATGATGAGTTAGAATATGTGGATAGAATGGACCCTGCGGAAAAGTATTGTAAACATGCTGAGCCTAGGTATTTGACTGAAGCTTGGGCTCATTTGATAGAGGGTGTTGGACAAGAATTTCCCTTAGGTGTGAAGGAGTTCAGGCAGGATCTGGCTAAATATGCGATTGAGAATGGCTTTATGTACCGTTTGGTGAAAAATGACAATATTAAGGTGACAGCTGTTTGTGTTATTGTAGGGTGTGAATGGTACATGCATGCTATTTTAAATAGAACCAATGGAGTATTTCATATTACAAAGTGTCATAATGAGCATAATTGTGGTTCAACGTACCGAACCAATAAGCATAAGCGTGTGTCATCCCGTTTGGTTGCGAATGAGATAGCTGGGATTGTCGAGAAAAAACCCAAGACTTCACCTATCGACATGATGGATATGTTTACGgacaagtatggtcttgatctGTGCTATCATAGTGCTTGGTTAGGTGTTGAAAAGGCAAGGGGGGGATTATATGGAGATTATGAAGGTTCATTCGATAGGCTTCGGTGGTACGTTGAAGCTGTAAGGGCTACGAATCCGGGGAGCGTTTTGAGGCTTGAATCTGATCCTGTAACCAAGGAGTTTTCGCGACTGTTTGTGTCGTTTGATGCTTGTATCAAGGGGTTCAACTACTGTCGGCCTTTTCTGTGTCTTGATGCGACCCATTTGAAAGGTAGATTCAAAGGATCACTCCTTGCCGCAATAGGGAAAGATGCAAATCAAT GTCTATTCCCTGTAGCTTACGCAATTTGTGATGCTGAAAATGAAGCTAATTGGACTTGGTTTCTTGGCCTTCTAAAGAGTACATTGTCCACTCATCCTATTACCTTTATTACTGATCGTAACGCAGGTCTTGTCAACAACATTCCTGTTATGTTCCCCGGTTGTCATAATGCATACTGTCTCTATCACATACAGTTTAACTTGAAGGATCACTTTCCGGGACGGTTTAGAAAAGGTTTTCGGAACAGGCTCGTTGAATTGTTCGACAAATGTGCATATGCTTCATCGGTGTCGGTTTACAAAGCTGCTGAGGAAGATTTTTACCAATTTGGCGGAGATAAAGCTAGGACCTTTATTGCGAGTGTCCCCAAAGAGTATTGGAGTAACGCGTATTTCGAAGGTCAACGGTATGGCGAGATGAGCTCTAGTGCTGTGGAGTCGTTTAATAATTGGATTCTTAAAACTCGGGAAATGCCTGTATTTTATTTAGTTGATGAGCTTCGTCGCAAAATTATGAGGCAAATGGCAGCTAGGAGAGTAGTCGATGAAATGGAATTCAGTGATTTGTCCGAAGATGGATAA
- the LOC131309475 gene encoding uncharacterized protein LOC131309475: MVPDADVDSTTVKAYMSILECDTPKRKKGKTKVKVKSSSLTRGVKKTFTRVEKRLDDFVYVDLIKGAKKSSKQKWNPSEAPLIHLLPSTDANLLRQIVDYSDADLNCTVWTSDVTREVIPLEDVMKLLQGGDVSNWMIDGLARMLTIQLEKDKLNHGNVAYFPCTIWTILHNEKSDMRTVLLDEKLHRVFENVRQHGTTYYWYLVFPMNDSGDKPLKFSPYHWTILFFDVRKKKWMHYNSLKKRDGRDPILKDATFVKKYVENYMKDRHAELKNKSTGTEILFQEQNFDAPICSPQNAPQQENTSVDCGVIVCMLMELLAHLEPIPKTLTKTEIDQFRAGLVSRILNDEGRSWTIKKWEARRMGKGSQ; encoded by the exons ATGGTGCCAGATGCAGATGTGGACAGTACAACTGTTAAAGCATACATGAGTATACTAGAATGCGACACACCTAAAAGGAAGAAGGGGAAAACCAAAGTAAAAGTGAAATCATCGTCCCTGACTAGAGGAGTGAAGAAAACTTTCACCAGAGTGGAGAAGCGATTAGACGATTTTGTCTACGTTGATTTGATAAAGGGGgcaaagaaatcatcaaaacaaaagtGGAATCCGAGTGAAGCACCATTGATTCACTTGCTCCCGAGTACCGATGCAAACCTATTGCGTCAAATTGTTGACTATTCTGACGCAGATCTCAA TTGCACCGTCTGGACCAGTGATGTGACGAGAGAAGTTATACCCCTAGAAGACGTAATGAAACTCTTGCAAGGAGGGGACGTCTCAAATTGG ATGATCGACGGTCTCGCTCGTATGTTAacaatccagctggaaaaagatAAGCTTAACCATGGTAACGTTGCATATTTCCCATGCACCATCTGG ACTATACTGCACAACGAGAAAAGCGACATGAGAACAGTTCTGCTCGACGAAAAGCTCCATCGTGTGTTTGAAAACGTTCGGCAACATGGGACTACATATTATTGGTACTTGGTATTCCCTATGAATGACAGCGGGGACAAACCGCTAAAATTTAGTCCGTACCATTGGACCATTCTTTTCTTTGATGttaggaaaaagaaatggaTGCACTACAATTCGTTGAAGAAGAGAGACGGCAGAGATCCAATTCTGAAAGACGCTACCTTTGTG AAAAAATACGTGGAGAACTACATGAAGGACAGGCATGCTGAGCTGAAGAACAAAAGTACCGGTACAGAGATACTCTTTCAAGAACAAAATTTCGATGCTCCAATCTGCTCACCTCAAAATGCTCCACAACAAGAAAATACATC GGTTGATTGTGGGGTTATCGTCTGCATGCTCATGGAACTATTGGCGCACCTTGAACCAATCCCAAAAACACTGACGAAGACAGAAATTGATCAGTTTAGAGCTGGTTTAGTCTCTCGAATTTTGAACGATGAAGGTAGAAGCTGGACAATAAAGAAATGGGAAGCTAGAAGGATGGGGAAGGGGTCTCAATGA